One segment of Erigeron canadensis isolate Cc75 chromosome 2, C_canadensis_v1, whole genome shotgun sequence DNA contains the following:
- the LOC122589267 gene encoding ATP-dependent Clp protease proteolytic subunit 3, chloroplastic: MENGCVSAAYTTSPPLLFPKPTNPKTHLPSLNTTTNYTKFNTTSSSGRTLLSVKASLSSSFKTQTLSSNWDVNTNLSNSASAPSWMPRFEELDTTNMLLRQRIVFLGSQVDDMSADFIISQLLFLDAEDDKKDIKLFINSPGGSVTAGMGIYDAMKLCKADISTICVGLAASMGAFLLACGSKGKRFCMPNSRVMIHQPLGQAGGNATDMSIRIREMVYHKVKVNKIISRVSGTPYEKVEADTDRDYFMNAWEAKAYGLVDEVIDDGKPGLVAPIADAKPPPKTRVWDMWKIEGSRKALKNMPSEDKMLQNGHIGGEEDEQKKEEPSSA; the protein is encoded by the exons atggaGAATGGTTGTGTATCAGCGGCTTATACAACATCACCACCACTTTTATTTCCAAAACCCACAAATCCTAAAACCCATTTACCATCCCTTAATACTACTACTAATTACACAAAATTTAATACCACAAGCAGCTCCGGCAGGACTTTATTATCTGTGAAagcatcattatcatcatcgtTCAAGACTCAAACTTTATCAAGTAATTGGGATGTAAACACTAATTTGTCAAATTCAGCATCAGCGCCTTCTTGGATGCCTAGATTTGAAGAACTTGATACTACCAACATGCTTCTTCGTCAACGCATTGTTTTCTTGGGGTCTCAG GTGGATGATATGTCAGCTGATTTCATAATCAGCCAATTGTTGTTTCTGGATGCGGAGGATGATAAAAAGGATATAAAATTGTTCATCAATTCGCCTGGTGGTTCTGTTACTGCTG GAATGGGAATATACGATGCCATGAAGCTATGCAAGGCAGATATTTCCACCATTTGTGTTGGGCTTGCTGCATCTATGGGTGCATTTCTTCTTGCTTGTGGTTCCAAAGGAAAGAGATTTTGTATGCCTAATTCCCGGGTTATGATCCATCAACCACTTGGACAGGCCGGAGGAAAT GCAACAGACATGAGCATAAGAATAAGAGAAATGGTGTACCACAAGGTTAAGGTGAACAAAATTATCTCAAGAGTTTCGGGAACTCCTTACGAGAAG GTTGAGGCTGACACGGATCGTGATTACTTTATGAATGCATGGGAGGCAAAGGCATATGGATTGGTGGATGAGGTAATTGATGATGGGAAGCCGGGTTTAGTTGCTCCCATTGCAGATGCAAAACCGCCACCCAAAACTCGTGTGTGGGATATGTGGAAAATTGAGGGGAGCAGGAAGGCATTGAAGAATATGCCATCAGAAGACAAGATGTTGCAGAATGGACACATAGGtggtgaagaagatgaacagAAAAAGGAAGAACCTTCATCTGCCTGA